The proteins below are encoded in one region of Salvia miltiorrhiza cultivar Shanhuang (shh) unplaced genomic scaffold, IMPLAD_Smil_shh fragScaff_scaffold_149, whole genome shotgun sequence:
- the LOC131002591 gene encoding probable LRR receptor-like serine/threonine-protein kinase RFK1 isoform X1: MFVGRSVHLCWAAAVFCYWFSSLAESQRVPQDEVDVFKEIANELGAVHWTFNADLCEMEMGGISQTPPPNSDGYVECNCNFNNNTVCHVTTLVIKSYNLPGVLPLSIVKLQHLQHVDFAYNLLTGTIPEEWASMQLIFISVLVNRLSGQIPKYLANFTSLTYLNLEANQFSGAIPPDIGRMINLTTLILSSNPLTGELPNSLANLTNLKDFRINDNNLSGPIPDIITNWKQLTNLEMFASGLEGPIPSNISLLDMLQTLRISDLTGPSQGFPLLRSTTGLTSLILRNCKITGEIPAYIWKLRLLVMLDVSFNMLEGAIPGHIARNLKTVFVTQNKLSGKIPDTLLKDGGNIDLSYNNFTLQGPEEPACRLDMNRKVNLFKGSSAPDTLKRTLPCTEDVVCPRYKCSLQVNCGGNDLRIKEIDRKVIYEGDGGVDSESYLSTNNWGFVSTGDFLDEPDYQKSRAVKIPTPNLSDLYSSARLSPLSLTYFHYCLENGVYNVSLHFAEIIFTNDNTSYYSLGKRMFDIYIQEKLVHENFDIEDEARAAQKPVVRYFNGSVTDNTLEIRFYWAGKGTTRIPNRGDYGSLISAISVDPTFKVCSSGTKKHVTAYIIAAVLTVFVILSILGILWWKGYLTGRKHGRNDLEGLDLQTVVLTLKQIRAATNNFDAANKIGEGGFGSVFKGQLPDGTVIAVKQLSSRSRQGNREFLNEIGMISCLQHPNLVKLYGCCIEGDQLLVVYEYMENNSLAHVLFESNGRSQMMLNWPTRFQICIGIARGLAFLHNESRLKIVHRDIKATNVLLDSDLNAKISDFGLARLNEDEKTHISTKVAGTIGYMAPEYALWGYLTDKADVYSFGVVLLEIVSGKSNNNYMPSHNFVCLLDWASHLNESKHIDELIDPRLDGGAHREEIERVVKIALQCTNATPSVRPTMSEVVQMLEGKMDIPVTLPEGSAYTNDVRFKAMKDFHQERQSLSTATWGESQISTTIRTGAGYSSSTSGFNEISEGSIPY; encoded by the exons ATGTTTGTGGGAAGAAGTGTGCATCTTTGTTGGGCTGCTGCGGTTTTCTGTTACTGGTTTTCGAGTTTGGCGGAGTCGCAGCGGGTGCCGCAGGATGAAG TCGATGTGTTCAAAGAGATAGCCAACGAGTTGGGCGCAGTACATTGGACATTCAATGCAGATTTATGTGAAATGGAGATGGGTGGGATCTCACAAACTCCTCCACCGAACTCTGATGGTTATGTTGAATGCAATTGCAATTTTAACAACAACACCGTCTGCCATGTTACGACACT TGTGATCAAGAGTTACAATCTTCCTGGAGTTCTTCCATTGTCAATTGTAAAGCTTCAGCACCTCCAGCATGT TGATTTTGCCTACAATCTCCTAACTGGTACAATTCCAGAAGAGTGGGCTTCAATGCAACTTATTTTTAT CTCTGTTCTTGTAAATCGTTTATCTGGACAAATACCAAAGTATCTGGCAAACTTTACTAGCCTTACATACCT GAACCTCGAGGCAAACCAATTTTCGGGGGCTATTCCTCCTGACATTGGAAGGATGATAAATTTAACGACTCT GATCTTGTCCTCCAACCCACTTACTGGGGAGCTGCCGAATTCACTTGCAAATTTAACAAACTTAAAAGATTT TAGGATAAATGACAACAACCTAAGTGGACCCATACCGGATATTATTACAAACTGGAAGCAACTTACAAATTT AGAAATGTTTGCTAGCGGACTGGAGGGGCCCATTCCCTCGAACATATCTCTTCTTGATATGTTACAAACTCT GAGAATTAGCGACCTAACAGGGCCGTCCCAGGGATTTCCGTTGCTGAGGAGCACTACAGGCCTAACATCGTT GATATTGAGAAACTGCAAAATTACTGGGGAAATTCCTGCATATATATGGAAGCTTAGACTTCTGGTGATGTT GGACGTCAGTTTCAATATGTTAGAGGGTGCGATTCCAGGTCACATAGCTAGAAATCTGAAAACAGT GTTCGTGACCCAAAACAAGCTGAGTGGAAAGATACCCGACACACTCTTGAAGGATGGAGGCAATAT TGATCTTTCCTACAACAATTTCACTTTGCAAGGCCCAGAGGAACCTGCTTGTCGACTAGACAT GAATCGAAAAGTAAACTTGTTCAAAGGCTCGTCTGCACCGGATACATT AAAACGAACTCTTCCGTGCACTGAAGATGTAGTCTGCCCCAGGT ATAAATGTTCGTTACAAGTTAATTGTGGCGGGAATGACTTGCGCATCAAAGAAATCGACAGAAAAGTTATATATGaaggagatggtggagttgaTTCCGAAAGTTATTTAAGCACCAACAACTGGGGCTTTGTTAGCACCGGTGACTTCTTAGACGAACCTGATTACCAAAAATCACGTGCAGTCAAAATTCCCACGCCAAATCTCTCTGATTTGTACAGTAGTGCCCGCCTTAGCCCTCTTTCACTTACGTATTTCCATTATTGTTTGGAGAATGGGGTATATAATGTAAGCCTGCACTTTGCTGAGATAATTTTCACAAATGACAACACCTCATATTACAGTCTCGGAAAGCGGATGTTTGATATATACATTCAG GAGAAATTAGTGCATGAAAACTTCGACATTGAAGATGAGGCTCGTGCAGCTCAAAAGCCTGTGGTAAGATACTTCAATGGCAGCGTGACTGATAATACATTGGAGATCCGGTTTTACTGGGCTGGTAAAGGGACTACGCGGATTCCCAACAGAGGGGATTACGGTTCTCTTATATCAGCCATCTCAGTCGATCCAA CTTTTAAAGTGTGTTCAAGTGGAACCAAGAAGCATGTGACTGCGTATATAATAGCTGCAGTTTTGACAGTGTTTGTTATTCTCTCGATATTGGGAATCCTTTGGTGGAAAGGTTACTTGACAGGCCGAAAACACGGTAGAAATG ATCTTGAAGGCCTAGATTTGCAAACAGTCGTTTTGACCCTCAAACAGATTCGAGCAGCTACTAACAATTTTGACGCTGCAAATAAAATTGGAGAAGGTGGTTTTGGTTCAGTATTCAAG GGTCAACTGCCTGATGGTACTGTCATTGCTGTGAAGCAACTCTCTTCTAGATCAAGACAAGGAAATCGTGAATTTTTGAATGAGATTGGCATGATTTCGTGTTTACAGCACCCGAATCTTGTGAAGCTCTACGGATGCTGTATTGAAGGCGATCAGTTGCTGGTGGTATACGAGTACATGGAAAACAATAGCCTTGCACATGTCTTGTTCG aatcaaatggaagaagCCAAATGATGCTGAACTGGCCAACAAGGTTCCAGATCTGTATCGGAATCGCAAGAGGGTTAGCTTTTCTCCACAACGAGTCTAGGCTGAAAATTGTCCATCGAGACATCAAAGCCACAAACGTGCTGCTGGATAGTGATCTAAATGCTAAAATATCCGATTTTGGATTGGCCCGGCTTAATGAAGACGAGAAGACGCACATTAGCACAAAAGTTGCTGGAACAAT AGGATACATGGCGCCTGAATACGCGTTGTGGGGTTATCTGACTGATAAAGCAGATGTCTACAGCTTCGGTGTCGTGCTTCTGGAAATAGTCAGCGGAAAAAGCAACAACAACTACATGCCTAGTCACAATTTCGTCTGCCTTCTTGATTGG GCGAGCCACTTGAACGAGAGCAAGCACATCGATGAACTCATTGATCCGAGGTTGGATGGTGGTGCACACAGAGAGGAGATAGAGAGGGTGGTGAAGATAGCTCTGCAGTGCACGAATGCAACTCCATCGGTGAGGCCGACCATGTCGGAGGTCGTTCAGATGCTCGAGGGTAAAATGGACATCCCCGTTACATTGCCCGAGGGGAGCGCCTACACCAACGACGTGAGGTTCAAAGCCATGAAAGACTTCCACCAGGAGAGGCAGAGCTTGAGCACCGCCACGTGGGGGGAGTCGCAGATTTCAACGACGATACGAACTGGTGCAGGTTACTCTTCATCCACCTCTGGTTTTAATGAGATCAGTGAGGGTAGTATACCttattga
- the LOC131002587 gene encoding cyclic phosphodiesterase-like: MATTTTADGGEVKRDTYSVWAFPPEELKPRLKKLMDGLRSEFGGPEFEPHVTVVGAIKLTEKEARDMFHKACEGLKPYAATVEKVATGTFFYQCVFLLLHPTPEVVEASAHSCAHFGLKSSSPYMPHLSLLYGELTDAEKKAAQEKAYALDESIGSLNFQISRLALYKTETEDRTCKSWEKVDEFQLKP, translated from the exons ATGgctaccaccaccaccgccgacgGCGGAGAAGTCAAGAGAGATACTTATTCGGTGTGGGCGTTTCCGCCGGAGGAATTGAAGCCGCGCCTGAAGAAATTGATGGACGGTCTCAGATCGGAGTTCGGCGGGCCGGAGTTCGAGCCGCACGTCACGGTGGTCGGAGCTATTAAATTGACGGAGAAAGAGGCGCGTGATATGTTTCACAAGGCGTGCGAGGGCCTCAAACCGTATGCTGCTACGGTGGAGAAAGTCGCAACCGGCACTTTCTTTTATCAGTGCGTTTTTCTCCTGCTTCATCCCACACCTGAG GTGGTGGAGGCTAGTGCTCATTCCTGTGCACATTTTGGTTTGAAGAGCTCATCTC CTTATATGCCGCACTTGAGCCTCCTCTACGGTGAATTGACAGATGCAGAGAAGAAAGCCGCGCAAGAGAAAGCTTATGCTTTGGATGAAAGCATCGGCAGTCTAAATTTCCAGATATCGCGTCTAGCATTGTATAAAACAGAAACTGAAGATAGGACCTGCAAATCTTGGGAGAAGGTGGATGAGTTCCAACTCAAACCTTAA
- the LOC131002591 gene encoding probable LRR receptor-like serine/threonine-protein kinase RFK1 isoform X2 yields the protein MNLEANQFSGAIPPDIGRMINLTTLILSSNPLTGELPNSLANLTNLKDFRINDNNLSGPIPDIITNWKQLTNLEMFASGLEGPIPSNISLLDMLQTLRISDLTGPSQGFPLLRSTTGLTSLILRNCKITGEIPAYIWKLRLLVMLDVSFNMLEGAIPGHIARNLKTVFVTQNKLSGKIPDTLLKDGGNIDLSYNNFTLQGPEEPACRLDMNRKVNLFKGSSAPDTLKRTLPCTEDVVCPRYKCSLQVNCGGNDLRIKEIDRKVIYEGDGGVDSESYLSTNNWGFVSTGDFLDEPDYQKSRAVKIPTPNLSDLYSSARLSPLSLTYFHYCLENGVYNVSLHFAEIIFTNDNTSYYSLGKRMFDIYIQEKLVHENFDIEDEARAAQKPVVRYFNGSVTDNTLEIRFYWAGKGTTRIPNRGDYGSLISAISVDPTFKVCSSGTKKHVTAYIIAAVLTVFVILSILGILWWKGYLTGRKHGRNDLEGLDLQTVVLTLKQIRAATNNFDAANKIGEGGFGSVFKGQLPDGTVIAVKQLSSRSRQGNREFLNEIGMISCLQHPNLVKLYGCCIEGDQLLVVYEYMENNSLAHVLFESNGRSQMMLNWPTRFQICIGIARGLAFLHNESRLKIVHRDIKATNVLLDSDLNAKISDFGLARLNEDEKTHISTKVAGTIGYMAPEYALWGYLTDKADVYSFGVVLLEIVSGKSNNNYMPSHNFVCLLDWASHLNESKHIDELIDPRLDGGAHREEIERVVKIALQCTNATPSVRPTMSEVVQMLEGKMDIPVTLPEGSAYTNDVRFKAMKDFHQERQSLSTATWGESQISTTIRTGAGYSSSTSGFNEISEGSIPY from the exons AT GAACCTCGAGGCAAACCAATTTTCGGGGGCTATTCCTCCTGACATTGGAAGGATGATAAATTTAACGACTCT GATCTTGTCCTCCAACCCACTTACTGGGGAGCTGCCGAATTCACTTGCAAATTTAACAAACTTAAAAGATTT TAGGATAAATGACAACAACCTAAGTGGACCCATACCGGATATTATTACAAACTGGAAGCAACTTACAAATTT AGAAATGTTTGCTAGCGGACTGGAGGGGCCCATTCCCTCGAACATATCTCTTCTTGATATGTTACAAACTCT GAGAATTAGCGACCTAACAGGGCCGTCCCAGGGATTTCCGTTGCTGAGGAGCACTACAGGCCTAACATCGTT GATATTGAGAAACTGCAAAATTACTGGGGAAATTCCTGCATATATATGGAAGCTTAGACTTCTGGTGATGTT GGACGTCAGTTTCAATATGTTAGAGGGTGCGATTCCAGGTCACATAGCTAGAAATCTGAAAACAGT GTTCGTGACCCAAAACAAGCTGAGTGGAAAGATACCCGACACACTCTTGAAGGATGGAGGCAATAT TGATCTTTCCTACAACAATTTCACTTTGCAAGGCCCAGAGGAACCTGCTTGTCGACTAGACAT GAATCGAAAAGTAAACTTGTTCAAAGGCTCGTCTGCACCGGATACATT AAAACGAACTCTTCCGTGCACTGAAGATGTAGTCTGCCCCAGGT ATAAATGTTCGTTACAAGTTAATTGTGGCGGGAATGACTTGCGCATCAAAGAAATCGACAGAAAAGTTATATATGaaggagatggtggagttgaTTCCGAAAGTTATTTAAGCACCAACAACTGGGGCTTTGTTAGCACCGGTGACTTCTTAGACGAACCTGATTACCAAAAATCACGTGCAGTCAAAATTCCCACGCCAAATCTCTCTGATTTGTACAGTAGTGCCCGCCTTAGCCCTCTTTCACTTACGTATTTCCATTATTGTTTGGAGAATGGGGTATATAATGTAAGCCTGCACTTTGCTGAGATAATTTTCACAAATGACAACACCTCATATTACAGTCTCGGAAAGCGGATGTTTGATATATACATTCAG GAGAAATTAGTGCATGAAAACTTCGACATTGAAGATGAGGCTCGTGCAGCTCAAAAGCCTGTGGTAAGATACTTCAATGGCAGCGTGACTGATAATACATTGGAGATCCGGTTTTACTGGGCTGGTAAAGGGACTACGCGGATTCCCAACAGAGGGGATTACGGTTCTCTTATATCAGCCATCTCAGTCGATCCAA CTTTTAAAGTGTGTTCAAGTGGAACCAAGAAGCATGTGACTGCGTATATAATAGCTGCAGTTTTGACAGTGTTTGTTATTCTCTCGATATTGGGAATCCTTTGGTGGAAAGGTTACTTGACAGGCCGAAAACACGGTAGAAATG ATCTTGAAGGCCTAGATTTGCAAACAGTCGTTTTGACCCTCAAACAGATTCGAGCAGCTACTAACAATTTTGACGCTGCAAATAAAATTGGAGAAGGTGGTTTTGGTTCAGTATTCAAG GGTCAACTGCCTGATGGTACTGTCATTGCTGTGAAGCAACTCTCTTCTAGATCAAGACAAGGAAATCGTGAATTTTTGAATGAGATTGGCATGATTTCGTGTTTACAGCACCCGAATCTTGTGAAGCTCTACGGATGCTGTATTGAAGGCGATCAGTTGCTGGTGGTATACGAGTACATGGAAAACAATAGCCTTGCACATGTCTTGTTCG aatcaaatggaagaagCCAAATGATGCTGAACTGGCCAACAAGGTTCCAGATCTGTATCGGAATCGCAAGAGGGTTAGCTTTTCTCCACAACGAGTCTAGGCTGAAAATTGTCCATCGAGACATCAAAGCCACAAACGTGCTGCTGGATAGTGATCTAAATGCTAAAATATCCGATTTTGGATTGGCCCGGCTTAATGAAGACGAGAAGACGCACATTAGCACAAAAGTTGCTGGAACAAT AGGATACATGGCGCCTGAATACGCGTTGTGGGGTTATCTGACTGATAAAGCAGATGTCTACAGCTTCGGTGTCGTGCTTCTGGAAATAGTCAGCGGAAAAAGCAACAACAACTACATGCCTAGTCACAATTTCGTCTGCCTTCTTGATTGG GCGAGCCACTTGAACGAGAGCAAGCACATCGATGAACTCATTGATCCGAGGTTGGATGGTGGTGCACACAGAGAGGAGATAGAGAGGGTGGTGAAGATAGCTCTGCAGTGCACGAATGCAACTCCATCGGTGAGGCCGACCATGTCGGAGGTCGTTCAGATGCTCGAGGGTAAAATGGACATCCCCGTTACATTGCCCGAGGGGAGCGCCTACACCAACGACGTGAGGTTCAAAGCCATGAAAGACTTCCACCAGGAGAGGCAGAGCTTGAGCACCGCCACGTGGGGGGAGTCGCAGATTTCAACGACGATACGAACTGGTGCAGGTTACTCTTCATCCACCTCTGGTTTTAATGAGATCAGTGAGGGTAGTATACCttattga
- the LOC131002590 gene encoding MACPF domain-containing protein CAD1-like has translation MASPPTKNLGSNAAASNNALIATLGNSIQALGRGFDVTSDIRLLYCKGGPASRLVHIDDDHTRNLQISQSCVIPDVSVDIECSSGRTDNKKTPVWSFHEMAGFFNECSGLPGQIPLGCFNAMFNFSGSWQLDAAATKSLAMVGCTIPLFNIKLVKDDLSLRNEIKRAVPYSWDPASLASFIENYGTHIVTSVTIGGRDFVYVRQHQSSPLSLSDIENYVKDIGDQRFSDSKVNTNAGTLKYKDKDVTVIFRRRGGDDLEQSYSKWARTVEGAPDVINMTFMPIVSLLEGVAGIKHLARAIELYLEYKPPIEDLQYFLDFQISRVWAPEQNNLQRKEPVCPYLQFSLMGPKLYISPDQVTVGRKPVTGLKLSLEGGKQNRLAINLQHLVSLPKILQPHWDTHIPIGAPKWQGPEEQDSRWFEPIKWKNFSHVSTAPIEYTDTCIGDLSGVHIVTGAQLGVWDFGAKSVLHLKLLFSKVPGCTIRRSVWDHSPSNLSAAQKPDGSSSSLSHERGDGSGQVGKLAKIVDMTEMSKGPQDMPGHWLVTGAKLGVDKGRIVLRVKYSLLNY, from the exons ATGGCTTCACCTCCGACCAAGAACCTCGGCAGCAACGCCGCTGCCTCGAATAATGCGCTAATCGCCACCCTCGGCAACTCAATCCAAGCTCTGGGACGCGGCTTTGACGTCACCTCTGACATCAGGTTGCTCTACTGCAAGGGCGGACCGGCCTCTCGCTTGGTGCATATCGACGACGACCACACAAGGAATCTTCAAATCTCCCAATCTTGCGTGATCCCCGATGTTTCCGTTGACATTGAATGTAGCAGTGGTCGGACTGATAATAAGAAGACCCCTGTTTGGAGCTTCCACGAG ATGGCAGGATTCTTCAATGAATGTTCAGGTTTACCTGGTCAGATACCACTTGGATGCTTCAATGCCATGTTTAATTTCAGCGGCTCTTGGCAACTTGATGCAGCAGCTACAAAGTCACTTGCAATGGTTGGATGTACCATCCCGTTATTTAATATCAAACTAGTGAAAGACGATTTAAGTTTGCGTAATGAAATCAAACGTGCAGTTCCATATTCTTGGGATCCTGCATCCTTGGCAAG CTTTATAGAGAATTACGGAACCCACATTGTTACCTCTGTAACAATTGGTGGAAGGGATTTTGTCTATGTTAGACAGCACCAATCGTCACCTTTATCCTTGTCAGATATTGAGAACTACGTGAAAGATATTGGAGATCAGAGGTTCTCAGATTCAAAGGTCAATACAAATGCTGGCACTTTAAAATACAAGGACAAG GATGTTACGGTTATTTTCAGAAGGAGAGGGGGAGACGACCTTGAACAGAGCTACTCTAAATGGGCAAGGACCGTTGAAGGAGCTCCTGATGTGATCAATATGACATTTATGCCCATCGTTTCTTTGCTTGAAGGAGTGGCTGGGATAAAACACTTGGCTCGTGCTATTGAGTTATACTTGGAGT ACAAGCCACCTATTGAGGATCTTCAGTATTTCTTGGATTTCCAAATTTCTCGGGTGTGGGCTCCTGAGCAGAACAATTTGCAAAGAAAAGAGCCTGTTTGTCCTTATCTTCAATTCAGTTTAATGGGTCCTAAGCTTTATATAAGCCCAGATCAG GTCACAGTCGGACGTAAGCCTGTCACGGGGCTCAAACTCAGCCTCGAAGGAGGCAAGCAAAATCGTCTTGCCATTAACTTGCAGCATCTAGTTTCGCTCCCAAAGATTCTTCAGCCCCACTGGGACACGCACATCCCAATAGGTGCACCCAAGTGGCAAGGGCCTGAAGAGCAGGACAGCCGATGGTTCGAACCTATCAAGTGGAAAAACTTCTCCCACGTGAGCACTGCACCGATAGAATACACAGACACGTGCATTGGCGATCTCTCTGGTGTTCACATCGTGACTGGGGCACAACTTGGCGTGTGGGATTTTGGTGCCAAAAGCGTCTTGCACCTGAAACTGCTCTTCTCCAAAGTCCCCGGGTGCACAATAAGGCGATCAGTCTGGGATCATAGCCCCTCAAATCTGTCAGCTGCACAGAAACCTGATGGTTCATCGTCTTCATTGTCACACGAGAGGGGTGATGGCTCCGGCCAAGTTGGAAAACTGGCGAAAATAGTGGACATGACAGAAATGTCCAAGGGCCCGCAAGATATGCCCGGTCACTGGTTGGTCACAGGAGCCAAGCTCGGAGTCGACAAAGGGAGAATCGTTTTACGTGTGAAGTACTCCCTTTTGAACTACTGA
- the LOC131002605 gene encoding integrin-linked protein kinase 1-like: protein MAAKRAPLKQSSMAPKGETDKNNVGGDANDMDPGLKLMYMTNERDLDGIKELLDSGTDVNFRDIDNRTALHVAACQGFADVANLLLQNGAHVDLKDRWGGTPLADAIHYKNHDVIKLLETHGAKQVLAPMRVENAGQLPDYEIDPKEIDFTNSVEITKGTFKLATWAGTQVAVKVFYEGAADENKVRAFRDELSLLLSIRHPNVVQFLGAVTQSSPMMIVTEYLPKGDLHEYLKGKGSLKPAKALKFAMDIARGMNYLHEHRPGAIIHRDLEPSNILRDDSGHLKVADFGISKLLKVANRIKEERPLTYQDSTCRYVAPEVFRNQDYDTKVDVFSFALILQELIEGSPPFSTKQEHEVPKSYVAKERPPFKAPMKLYAHGLKDLIEECWSENPADRPTFRQIIPRLEGIHSRFDHRSCWKQVIPLDCFQHWSWTKCRSGSSSSTDSNKSLGSDI from the exons ATGGCTGCGAAACGCGCTCCTTTGAAGCAATCGTCCATGGCGCCCAAGGGGGAGACAGATAAAAACAACGTAGGTGGCGACGCGAATGACATGGATCCAGGTTTGAAGCTCATGTATATGACCAACGAACGTGATTTGGACGGCATCAAGGAGCTTCTAGACTCCGGCACCGACGTCAATTTCCGCGATATCGATAACCGGACTGCCCTTCACGTCGCCGCATGCCAAGGCTTTGCCGATGTTGCCAACCTCTTGCTTCAAAATGGAGCACATGTCGACCTCAAAGATCGCTGGGGTGGCAcg CCTCTTGCAGATGCCATACACTACAAGAATCATGATGTGATCAAACTCTTGGAGACACACGGTGCAAAGCAAGtg TTGGCTCCCATGCGGGTAGAAAATGCTGGTCAGTTACCAGATTATGAGATTGATCCTAAAGAAATTGATTTTACAAACAGTGTGGAAATAACCAAG GGAACATTTAAGTTAGCTACTTGGGCTGGAACACAAGTTGCTGTGAAGGTATTCTATGAAGGGGCTGCTGATGAGAATAAAGT GAGGGCGTTTAGAGATGAGCTTTCTTTGCTTTTGAGCATACGACACCCAAATGTCGTCCAGTTTCTTGGTGCTGTGACACAAAGTAGTCCGATGATGATTGTGACCGAATATTTACCAAAG GGCGACCTTCACGAATACTTAAAAGGAAAAGGTTCTCTAAAACCTGCAAAAGCTCTCAAATTTGCTATGGATATTGCCAG GGGAATGAACTATCTACATGAACATAGACCTGGAGCTATTATTCATCGCGATCTTGAACCTTC AAATATCTTGCGGGATGATTCTGGACACCTCAAAGTTGCAGATTTTGGAATTAGCAAGCTTCTTAAAGTTGCCAACAGGATCAAAGAAGAGAGGCCTCTCACTTATCAAGATAGTACTT GTCGTTATGTGGCTCCTGAGGTTTTCAGAAATCAAGATTACGATACAAAAGTAGACGTATTCTCATTCGCCTTGATTTTACAGGAG CTTATTGAGGGAAGCCCTCCATTCAGCACGAAGCAAGAACACGAAGTGCCAAAATCTTATGTTGCGAAAGAGCGCCCTCCTTTCAAGGCACCCATGAAGCTGTACGCGCATGGCCTTAAAGA CTTGATCGAAGAGTGCTGGAGTGAAAATCCAGCTGATAGGCCGACGTTTAGGCAGATCATTCCTCGGCTGGAGGGCATCCATAGCAGATTTGATCATAGAAGCTGCTGGaag
- the LOC131002588 gene encoding oil body-associated protein 2A-like: MASTDQTPGAMPPGDGAVPPGKAMTVGQQMLDKGAEMMQSFQPIKKMSQHACSFAIYSHDLTRQIQTHHYISRLNQDFLQCAVYDSDDTAARLIGVEYIVSKRVFDTLQLEEQKLWHSHFYEITSGAWVNPRVPELVQKSELEELAQSYGKFWCTWQVDRGDRLPLGAPALMVSPQGVNMAMVKEELIKKRDEKYKVSSSELGRKRANFAIPEAEAVNPYADYWMQTGKGFAIDAQETEIKSRAPFP, from the exons ATGGCTTCAACCGACCAAACGCCGGGGGCGATGCCGCCGGGAGACGGCGCAGTGCCGCCGGGAAAGGCGATGACGGTGGGGCAGCAGATGCTGGACAAGGGAGCGGAGATGATGCAGTCATTTCAACCGATTAAAAAAATGAGCCAGCACGCCTGTTCCTTCGCCATCTACAGCCACGATCTCACCCGCCAGATCCAGACGCATCACTACATAAGCCGCCTCAATCAGGACTTCCTCCAGTGCGCCGTCTACGACTCCGACGACACCGCCGCCCGCCTCATCG GTGTGGAGTATATAGTATCGAAGCGAGTTTTCGACACACTTCAGCTGGAGGAACAGAAGCTTTGGCATTCTCACTTCTACGAG ATCACGTCGGGCGCGTGGGTGAATCCGAGAGTTCCTGAGCTAGTCCAGAAATCGGAGCTCGAAGAATTGGCGCAGAGCTACGGCAAATTTTGGTGTACTTGGCAAGTTGACAGAG GCGATAGGCTTCCGTTGGGAGCGCCGGCGCTGATGGTGTCGCCGCAAGGAGTGAACATGGCGATGGTGAAAGAAGAGCTGATAAAGAAGAGGGATGAGAAATACAAAGTGTCGTCGAGTGAGCTTGGGAGGAAGAGGGCGAATTTCGCGATACCGGAGGCGGAGGCTGTGAATCCTTATGCTGATTACTGGATGCAGACGGGGAAAGGTTTCGCCATTGATGCGCAGGAAACAGAGATCAAATCTAGGGCTCCTTTCCCCTGA